A genomic region of Vitis vinifera cultivar Pinot Noir 40024 chromosome 7, ASM3070453v1 contains the following coding sequences:
- the LOC100261185 gene encoding protein ENHANCED PSEUDOMONAS SUSCEPTIBILITY 1: MGAKIWKYISDECLEASDECLEAVAEKIHGRNKLHFRSHRRPDESDIIDHLKTSLSRTLDLFYPFVDRLGTTVNDDNTFCIFINCNGARVQLIHASANGVSVGDILDSVYVPRIVSSFFPLNETQNYHGISELLLAVQVTELVDGIFIGCTMNHVVADGTSFWHFFNSWSEVSRGSDKIFLSPVFKHWLVPRTHFPIRIPQSALVFGKVPSSPTQERVFHFTKEQIAVLKAKANTEMGTNRISSLQALLAHLWVLVIRNRRLPEDQETKYIIPIGMRPRVHPPLPQQYFGVAVLGGNVTMKAGELLELGLGHTTWKMNKMISTFTEVEATNFFESWAKNPKLC; this comes from the exons atggGGGCGAAGATCTGGAAATATATAAGTGATGAGTGCTTGGAAGCCAGTGATGAGTGCTTGGAGGCTGTGGCAGAGAAGATACATGGCAGAAATAAGCTTCATTTCCGCAGCCATCGTCGCCCTGACGAATCCGA CATCATAGACCACTTGAAAACCTCCCTCTCTCGCACTCTTGACTTGTTCTACCCATTCGTCGACCGCCTTGGCACCACCGTAAACGACGACAATACCTTTTGTATCTTTATCAACTGCAATGGCGCCAGAGTTCAGCTTATCCACGCATCCGCCAATGGCGTCTCCGTCGGGGACATCCTTGATTCTGTCTACGTTCCTAGGATCGTGTCTTCCTTTTTTCCACTTAATGAAACTCAAAACTACCATGGCATTTCGGAGCTGTTGCTTGCAGTACAAGTGACGGAGCTGGTGGACGGCATCTTTATTGGTTGCACCATGAATCATGTGGTCGCGGATGGAACTTCCTTCTGGCATTTCTTCAATTCGTGGTCCGAAGTCTCTCGGGGTTCCGACAAGATATTCCTATCTCCTGTTTTCAAGCATTGGCTTGTGCCTCGTACCCATTTCCCCATACGAATTCCTCAGTCAGCACTAGTCTTTGGTAAGGTCCCTTCATCACCAACCCAAGAAAGAGTTTTCCATTTCACAAAAGAACAAATTGCAGTGCTAAAAGCAAAAGCTAATACAGAAATGGGCACCAACCGAATTTCCTCTTTGCAAGCGTTGTTGGCCCATCTTTGGGTATTGGTAATTCGTAACAGGCGCCTTCCAGAGGATCAAGAGACTAAGTATATAATCCCAATAGGTATGAGGCCAAGGGTGCATCCACCATTGCCTCAACAATATTTTGGGGTTGCAGTTCTGGGCGGGAACGTGACAATGAAAGCAGGTGAGCTACTGGAGCTGGGTTTGGGTCATACGACTTGGAAGATGAACAAGATGATTTCTACCTTTACTGAAGTAGAAGCCACCAACTTCTTCGAATCTTGGGCGAAGAACCCTAAGctgtgttga